Within Acidimicrobiia bacterium, the genomic segment GAGCCCCGTGACGGCGGTCGTCCCCCTGCAGCTGCTGGCGTACTGGCTTGCCAAGAAACGCGGCCTAGACGTCGACAAGCCGAGAAACCTGGCCAAGACAGTCACCGTCGAGTGATCGCTGGACCATCCGGCACTCGGACCAGGTCACCGGTAACGCATTCGGGCAGCGTATGCTGCCCGAATGCGCATTATCGGGCTCGGCGTTGACCTCGCGGAGATAGATCGAGTTGAACGACTCCTTGCCAAATACCCCCGGTTTCCTGAGCGGGTGTTCACGGAGCACGAACGGGCTTATGCCTCCCGGTTTGCCAACCCGGCCCGCCGATTCGCTGCCCGGTTTGCGGGGAAAGAAGCGGTCATGAAGAGCATGGGCACGGGTTGGCGGAGGATTCGCTGGCAGGATGTAGAGATAACCGGCGGAGGCGCCCCCCGGGTCAACCTCTACGGCACGGCCAAAACCAGAGCAGCCCAACTTGGCGTCTCCGAAGTGCTCGTCACCATCACCCACACCGACGTGACCGCCATGG encodes:
- the acpS gene encoding holo-ACP synthase, which gives rise to MRIIGLGVDLAEIDRVERLLAKYPRFPERVFTEHERAYASRFANPARRFAARFAGKEAVMKSMGTGWRRIRWQDVEITGGGAPRVNLYGTAKTRAAQLGVSEVLVTITHTDVTAMVMAIAVGEH